CCCTACGGATAAATTTAGGGCATTGGGAATGGTGCAGTAGGCTAGAGAGTCTCTCAATAGCCCGTTGTCGATCCGTTTCCGGTAGAGTATTCCTTGCACCTTCTTTAATCGGATCGATAAAGGTTCCCCATTTCTGTTTTTCTTCATTGACATACCCAAACCCCCACTTCACAATCTGCTGCACAATTTCATCAGCACGAGAACAACCCTTAAACTCTCTGATACCAGCCGCAGCTAGGAAAAAAGCACGATAGTCGTAAAAATTGCCCTCACAACCATCCTTAAAATGAACCAACTGCTCAATAAAAGCCTCCTTCTTCTCTTCCTCCACATCCTCGCGCCCCAACCAGAATAAAATCACCGGCTTCCACTGCGGCGCAAAAATCCGATACTCCTTCCCAGCAATCGGAAAATCCTCATGGTTTCGGGGCAGAAAATAATCCCCATCCTCCACTGCTAGAGCGGCAAAATACTCCTGAAACGTGGCATGATCAAACCCGTAAACCGTCTCACTTTCCACCTTCCCCAACCGATTGAGCCAACCTAACTGCAAGGCGGCTTTACATAAGTCGTTATCCAAAGTCCCAAAAACCTGCTTTAACCCACTTTCCCGCAACCAGAACTGGGAAAAATTGCCTTCCTTGTCCTTGCTATCGATCCCCAGTAAAGCCAATTCTCCCAGCTTTTGGTGGAGTTGCAGCCGTTTTTCCTCATCCAGCTCGATCTCCGATGTCCACTTATACACCTGCTCCACAAAATTCTTGTATAACTCCGCTTGAGTTTCTGGTACAGACTGTTCTTTCTGATGCCACAAACAATACAGTAGGGACAAGCTCAAAGGATTACGAATTAAATACGGATTAACCATGGGAGAACTACACCCCAGCTTTGAAGAGAATTATCCTTAACAATCAGTATAACGTTTCTGGTATCAATTCAGATTGGCTTGATATAGGGCTAGTCTAAATGAATTACAGCGCTTCGCGCTGTTATGGTGTACAGTCTTAAAGGCTCAAAGCCATGTACCACAACCCTATTCCCTATTCCCGATTCCCTAGCGCGTTCATGTCCGCGAAGCGGAAAGCGCTATATGCAACGGGAAATGCCCTCTCCCTATATCCCTCTCCCACGGGAGAGGGACTTTAAATCCCCTTCTTGGGGGATGAGGGGCAGCCGTTGACAACTCATACAGCACTTTGCTCTGTTATGGAATACAGGGTTGAGAGTTCAAAACCTTTTGCCACAAGACTTTTGCCTTTTGCCTCTTGCCTTTTGCCTAGCGCGAAGCGCTGTATGTCATTGCGAGTGGAGCGAAGCGGAACGAAGCAATCTCGACCATCTCGGTAATCTTGGCGTTTCCGCTTTCCGAAGTGGGTTCGTGCGGGTTTCCGCAAGCGGACATGAATACAAAAATAGTTGTCAGTCTACAAGATTTGGGTATAACCCGCCCCTACAGAGATCTTTAGCGTAAATAAATAGATTTGATATCACATCGATTTTGGGCGCGTTGAATGACCAATTGACGCAGGGTAGTAGGGTGGGCAGGAGCGTAAGCGATCATTCAACTTCTAAATCTCCTACCCTGCCCACCCTACTGCCGTGACAACCCTAAAATGGTGGGTTACGGCGGATTGATAGATTGCTGTCAGAGTCTAGGTTTTAGCCGCCTAACCCATCCTACGATCGCTACGATCGCTAAGGAAGAATTTCCAATTCAGTTTCCGCTAATTGAGCTAGAGTCTCTTGAATTCTGGGTGTTTCGAGAAACATTTTCGTATCGGCTAAGAGGCGATCGCCCCAAAGATTAGCTTCGAGAAACTCTAGATCTGCATAAGCGGGATCGAGTTCTAGAGCTGCCGATCCCATTCTCAGACCCTGTTCGCGATCGCCTTTCACATACAACGCTACCGCTAAAGCCAACTGGGGTTCAGCCGCTTCCGGTTCAAGGCTCACCGCTTTACGCCAAGAAGCGATCGCCCCATCCACCTGACCCTGCTCATACTGAATCAAGCCAATATTATTCACCCCCGGCCAAAACTTCTCATCTTGGCTCATGGCCTTTTCATATTGGGCGATCGCATCACTCCAGCGATTGAGCTTATAGTAAGCATTCCCCAAATCAAACAAGGCTGCCAGTTGATCTGGCTTAATGCTTAGACCTTCTTGGAGATAATTAGCCGCCTTTTGGTAGTCCTCATTTTGGAAATGGGCCGAACCTAACGTAAACAAAACCAACTCATTTTGGGGTTCGAGCGATCGGGCTTTCTCCAAAGACTCAATTCCCCGCTCCACATCATCTGTTTGCAAATACAGGCGACCGAGCAAAAACCAAGCCCGAATATCATCCGGTAAAAGCTGAACCGCCAACTGAGCGCGAGGAAGAGCTGGTGCATATTGTTGGAACTGGGCCAGTTGTTCCGCTTGTCGGGCCAACTGAAGCCCCTCTTTCTCCAACTCTTGTTGCTCTAGCTCCAAGGTACGGGGAACGATCGCCTGGGCCCAAGCGGGCTGTAGACCACTCACACCACTCCACAAACACACCAACAAAGCAAAATAAATCGATTTTGGCACAACAGAAGCCTCAGACAACATAACTCACAGACCACTTTTCATAATTTTAACCAAGATTCTGGGTTTACCCAACATCAGGGTTGAGATCCCTTTTCTCTTTACGAGCATTTGTGAACCCATCTAGAATAAAAACAAATTTCTTTCTTCTAGGATTGAGTGATTCTTGGATGCCTTTCTCATCTAAGTCAGCTCGGTTCTGATCGCAATGGGTGCTATCTCATGGAGCGTTATCTCCGGCAAATCTACCACCAACAAGCTACTGGTGAGTTAATTGTTACCGCTCAAGATCAAACTTGGCACTTATTCTTTTATCTGGGTCATCTGCTCTATGCTACAGGAGGAATTCATCGCAGCCGCCGATGGTATCGGTATATTAAGCTGTTTTCCGTTGATTGGAGTGCGATCGAACTCAAAAAGCCCACCAGCATGTGGGAATATTATCTGCTGCGCTACGCTCTACAACAACACCAAATCAACCTCAGCCAAGCTCAATCGGTCATTGCCTATAGTGCCATTGAAATCTTATTTGCCCTGCTCACCCACTCTTCTGATGACCTTTCCAGTCGGTGGAAGCCTAGCCAACGGTTATCGGGAAACACGGCCACTCCGCGATCTTCACTGGCCTTAAAAATTCCACCCCTACTTGAAAGAACCGAAAACCTATCTAAACAATGGCAGAAGATGGAATTAACTTCCCTATCTCCAGATTTGGCCCCCATGTTAAATCGGGAGCTGCCTAAACGAGTGAATGCCCAAACGTCAACCAAATTAATTGAGTTATTCAACGGAGAAAATCCAATTTGGGATATTGCTTTAGAAATGAAGCAATCTCTTTATACTTTATCTCGCAGTATCCGTCATTTTTGGAAACAGGGGATCATTGATTTTCAATCCTTACCGGATCTCGAACCACCGGTTTCTTGGACGACTCCTAGGATGAATAAAACCCTCAACGGGGAGTCGGATACCCAAACCTCTGGCCCTCTCATTGCTTGTATTGACGATAGTCCCCTGGTTGGCCATGCCTTGGGCCATATTTTGATTCCGGCTGGTTATCAATTACTGAAAATCCATGATCCGATTTCTGGTATTGCCCAATTAGCACAAAATAAACCCGATCTGATTTTATTGGATGTGGTCATGCCGACGGTAACCGGCTATAATTTGTGCAGTTTTTTGCGACAAACTTCTTTGTTTAGTGAGACTCCTATTATTATTTTGACCAGTCGGGATCATATTATCGATCGCACCAAGGCGAAGTTGGCAGGGGCAACGGATTTCTTGACGAAACCGGCGAAACCGGAGCAACTGCTGAAGTTAATTGAAAAACATCTCAATCCGATTACTCCTGTGACTGAATCATGAAGAAACCGGCAATGTGGTGGGTGGGGTTGGTTTTGGGGTTTGGAGTTTTAACCATTGCCACCTCAGCCGTTTTTGTGCGCTTGTGTCTTGAGGCTGCGGGAAGGACGGGGGCGGGGTTTAGTCTGGTGGTCGCTGTTTTCCGCTTGGTTATAGCATCCCTATTGTGTGTTCCCTTGTGGAAAGGGGTTCAGAATAGTGGCGCATCTCGACAAGCTTGGAAATGGGCGATCGCGGCTGGACTCTGTTTAGCTGTCCATTTTTCTCTGTGGATTACCTCCTTATCCTATACTTCGATTGCGGCTGCCACCACTTTAGTCACAACTAATCCCCTTTGGGTGGCCTTAATGCTCTGGGTTTGGCAAGGTAAACGACCGACTCAATTCACAATTTTGGGCATTCTCATTGCCTTAACGGGAGGCATCCTCATTGCCTTCGGGGGAGATAGCGCCACCCCAACCGGTTCCCTTTCTTTGCTGGGTAATGCGTTAGCTTTAATGGGTGCTTGGTCTGCTAGTTTTTATCTGATTCTGGGACAACAAGCCCAACAGGAAGGGTTAGGTTTGGGTCATTATATCGCTACGGTTTATACCCTAGCCGCCCTGTGTTTATTCCCGATTCCTTTTCTTTTGGGCGTTCCCTATACGGGTTATCCCCTTGATTTTTATTTGTATGTGGCTCTGATGGCCATACTTCCTCAACTCATGGGCCATACCTCCTTGAATTGGGCAGTGCGCTGGATTTCCCCCACTACGGTTGCTTTGGCCATTCTCTGCGAACCCATAGGGGCAACTTGGCTCGGTTATGTCATCTTTGCCGAAGTGCCCACTCCATTGGTCTTTGGGGGAGCCATTATTTTGTTATTGGGGGTTGCTTTAGCCATTTGGGGAGAAGGGAAAAGGAGCCAAAATTATTGACCAAACTCTAGGCGAGCTTGTTCGACTAAATCTGCGGTAATGATTTCCTTGTCGGATTCGCGAGCGAGTTGTTCAATCCGGCCTCTGGCTTGCGATCGCACAAAATAGGGAATATTCTTCAGTTTAACCTGAGCTTCAGCCGTCCACTGTAATTCATTCATATGCTCTACCTTTTGCGATCGCTAACTTCCATTTTACCCTGCTCTAACAAAACCTAGTGCTGAAAAGCAACGCTTATAGCGCTTCGCGCTAGGGAATAGGGAATAGGGAATAGGGTTGTGGTACATGGCTTTGAGCCTTTAAGACTGTACACCATAACAGCGCGAAGCGCTGTATCCCTCTTCTGTCACTCTTGGAAATTCTAACGAATTTCCGTTGTTACAGCCCGCGATCGCGAAGCGTTTCATGTCGGCGACAGCCGAAAACGGAGTTTTATCGCGAAGCGTTTCATGTCGGCGACAGCCGAAAACGGAGTTTTATCGCGAACGAAAGAATCAGGGTTTGAAGCCCCTTTTTTAGAAAGTGACAGAAGAGGGGTAATTGTGAGGTTTCCCCTTCCAGGACATGAATAGGAATCCCCGTCCTTCCAGGACGGGGAGAATCTCATGATTTAACGCCGTCTTCTGCGCCCCCCGCTACTGAATCCAGAAGAGCGACGAGACGATCCACCACTACCAAAACTAGGTTGGCGCTGTTTGGGTTTAGAGTTGCCAGAAGAGCGTAAATTAGAACCACCATACCCAGAACCCGTTGAGCGATTGGCATTACTAGAATTAGGTTGCCGGTTGGTGGTGGTACTCGGAGATCGTAGATTTCCGGTTGTACGCAGAGTTTGACGATTTTTAACGGCTGCTGGCGGTTGATTATAACGACTTTGATAGCTGTTCACCGCTTGGCTATAGGTACTGCCATAGCCACCATAACCGGTCATCACGGTTCCGGGTTGATAGACCGGGGGTACATAATAGCTGGGACTAAAGAGCATATTAGCCACTGCCTGTCCTGCTAACGCACCGGCGAAGGGAGTCCAAAAATTAGATTCTCGACGCACGATCACGGTTTCTGTTTGTCCTGTTTGCGGATTAGTGCGCTCCTCGGTAACATTATGAACATATTGGATTTGGAAATCCGGAGTCATATAGAGGATGGCCC
The sequence above is a segment of the Roseofilum capinflatum BLCC-M114 genome. Coding sequences within it:
- a CDS encoding HEAT repeat domain-containing protein, with translation MVNPYLIRNPLSLSLLYCLWHQKEQSVPETQAELYKNFVEQVYKWTSEIELDEEKRLQLHQKLGELALLGIDSKDKEGNFSQFWLRESGLKQVFGTLDNDLCKAALQLGWLNRLGKVESETVYGFDHATFQEYFAALAVEDGDYFLPRNHEDFPIAGKEYRIFAPQWKPVILFWLGREDVEEEKKEAFIEQLVHFKDGCEGNFYDYRAFFLAAAGIREFKGCSRADEIVQQIVKWGFGYVNEEKQKWGTFIDPIKEGARNTLPETDRQRAIERLSSLLHHSQCPKFIRREVGYILEKIGQGNPQAIAALVQLLEQTEDEDTRWWAAETLEKIGQGNPQAIAALVQVLEQTENEYTCRRAAETLGKIGQGNPQAIAALVQVLEQTKGYYFTCREVAESLEKIGQGNQEAIAALVQLLV
- a CDS encoding tetratricopeptide repeat protein gives rise to the protein MPKSIYFALLVCLWSGVSGLQPAWAQAIVPRTLELEQQELEKEGLQLARQAEQLAQFQQYAPALPRAQLAVQLLPDDIRAWFLLGRLYLQTDDVERGIESLEKARSLEPQNELVLFTLGSAHFQNEDYQKAANYLQEGLSIKPDQLAALFDLGNAYYKLNRWSDAIAQYEKAMSQDEKFWPGVNNIGLIQYEQGQVDGAIASWRKAVSLEPEAAEPQLALAVALYVKGDREQGLRMGSAALELDPAYADLEFLEANLWGDRLLADTKMFLETPRIQETLAQLAETELEILP
- a CDS encoding response regulator; amino-acid sequence: MERYLRQIYHQQATGELIVTAQDQTWHLFFYLGHLLYATGGIHRSRRWYRYIKLFSVDWSAIELKKPTSMWEYYLLRYALQQHQINLSQAQSVIAYSAIEILFALLTHSSDDLSSRWKPSQRLSGNTATPRSSLALKIPPLLERTENLSKQWQKMELTSLSPDLAPMLNRELPKRVNAQTSTKLIELFNGENPIWDIALEMKQSLYTLSRSIRHFWKQGIIDFQSLPDLEPPVSWTTPRMNKTLNGESDTQTSGPLIACIDDSPLVGHALGHILIPAGYQLLKIHDPISGIAQLAQNKPDLILLDVVMPTVTGYNLCSFLRQTSLFSETPIIILTSRDHIIDRTKAKLAGATDFLTKPAKPEQLLKLIEKHLNPITPVTES
- a CDS encoding DMT family transporter encodes the protein MKKPAMWWVGLVLGFGVLTIATSAVFVRLCLEAAGRTGAGFSLVVAVFRLVIASLLCVPLWKGVQNSGASRQAWKWAIAAGLCLAVHFSLWITSLSYTSIAAATTLVTTNPLWVALMLWVWQGKRPTQFTILGILIALTGGILIAFGGDSATPTGSLSLLGNALALMGAWSASFYLILGQQAQQEGLGLGHYIATVYTLAALCLFPIPFLLGVPYTGYPLDFYLYVALMAILPQLMGHTSLNWAVRWISPTTVALAILCEPIGATWLGYVIFAEVPTPLVFGGAIILLLGVALAIWGEGKRSQNY
- a CDS encoding PCP reductase family protein, which translates into the protein MNELQWTAEAQVKLKNIPYFVRSQARGRIEQLARESDKEIITADLVEQARLEFGQ